One genomic region from Prochlorococcus marinus CUG1433 encodes:
- the purD gene encoding phosphoribosylamine--glycine ligase, with protein MNINSTSSKKLSKLENILIIGNGGRENSLAWAIQKNELVKKVYLMPGNAGSARINKCEKIKIDVNNKKDLVKKLQIYKIDLIVIGPEIPLADGLADFLRKKEFKVFGPCKNGAKLEYSKSWAKEFMQDANIPTAKFWKVNSLEQAKKIIDLSTTPLVVKADGLASGKGVFIPDSKDECLRATETIFSGKFGDSGNIVVLEEKIEGPEVSVFALCDGERYVLLPTAQDHKRLNEKDKGPNTGGMGAYSPAPLISEDYLNRIIKEIIEPTINELNKKNIDYKGVIYFGLMITKSGPKVIEYNCRFGDPECQTIMPLMDKNFVFLLDKCSMGNLSGNERIDTSNKVSGCVIATSKGYPHEYKTGLPITIGNIDTSDCQIFDSGTSLSKTGELLTDGGRVLSIVCQDKDFDMVFEKAYKNLKEINFDGIYFRNDIGHQVRKNLSMGN; from the coding sequence ATGAATATAAATTCAACAAGTTCTAAGAAACTCAGTAAATTAGAAAATATTTTAATTATTGGTAATGGTGGGAGAGAAAATTCGTTGGCTTGGGCCATTCAAAAAAATGAATTAGTTAAAAAAGTTTATTTAATGCCAGGCAACGCTGGATCAGCAAGAATAAATAAATGTGAAAAAATAAAAATTGATGTGAACAATAAAAAAGATTTAGTAAAAAAGCTTCAAATTTATAAAATAGATTTAATTGTCATAGGTCCAGAAATACCTTTAGCAGATGGATTAGCAGATTTTCTTCGCAAAAAAGAATTTAAAGTATTTGGACCCTGTAAAAATGGAGCCAAATTAGAATATAGCAAGTCTTGGGCAAAAGAATTTATGCAAGACGCAAATATTCCAACCGCAAAATTTTGGAAAGTAAATTCTCTAGAACAAGCCAAAAAAATTATTGATTTATCAACTACTCCACTAGTAGTGAAAGCGGATGGTCTAGCTTCGGGTAAAGGTGTTTTTATTCCTGATTCAAAAGATGAATGTTTAAGAGCCACAGAAACAATCTTCAGTGGCAAGTTTGGAGATTCAGGGAATATAGTAGTTTTAGAAGAAAAGATTGAGGGCCCAGAAGTATCAGTTTTCGCTTTATGTGATGGGGAAAGATATGTATTACTTCCAACCGCGCAGGATCACAAACGTCTTAATGAGAAAGATAAAGGCCCAAATACAGGTGGGATGGGGGCTTATTCACCTGCCCCGCTAATATCAGAAGATTATCTTAATAGAATTATTAAAGAGATAATTGAACCAACAATAAATGAACTAAATAAAAAAAATATTGACTATAAAGGTGTAATTTATTTTGGATTAATGATCACAAAATCCGGTCCCAAAGTAATAGAATATAACTGTAGATTTGGTGATCCAGAATGTCAGACGATAATGCCTTTGATGGACAAAAATTTTGTATTTCTTTTAGATAAATGTTCAATGGGAAATTTAAGTGGCAACGAAAGAATTGATACTTCTAATAAAGTTAGTGGTTGTGTGATAGCTACCTCAAAAGGGTATCCTCATGAATATAAAACTGGATTACCAATTACAATAGGAAATATTGACACGAGTGATTGTCAAATTTTTGATTCAGGTACTTCTTTAAGTAAAACTGGGGAATTACTAACTGATGGAGGGAGAGTCTTAAGTATTGTCTGTCAAGACAAAGATTTCGATATGGTTTTTGAGAAAGCTTACAAGAATTTAAAAGAAATAAATTTTGATGGTATTTATTTTAGGAATGATATTGGCCACCAAGTGAGAAAAAACTTGTCTATGGGGAATTAA
- a CDS encoding phosphoribosylaminoimidazolesuccinocarboxamide synthase: MNNKYKLIYEGKAKKVFSHEDEDKVIIEFKDDATAFNALKKAKFLGKGKLNCLISARIFELLIKNNIPTHFLELKSENTIIAQKMKVIPLEIVLRNTAYGSLCKQTTIKPGTVLAKPLIDIYLKNDELNDPLITKDRIELMNILSSKDLDLIIDLTLKVNDILKSFFKKNQLNLVDFKLEFGYDMKNNILLGDEISPDNCRLWDMNQKNDMIVSLDKDRFRNDLGGLIEAYSEINRRINDSN, translated from the coding sequence ATGAATAATAAATATAAATTGATCTATGAAGGTAAAGCAAAAAAAGTTTTTTCTCATGAAGATGAAGATAAAGTAATTATTGAATTTAAAGACGATGCTACAGCTTTTAATGCTTTAAAAAAAGCTAAATTTTTGGGGAAAGGCAAATTAAATTGCCTCATAAGTGCAAGAATTTTTGAACTGCTTATAAAGAATAATATTCCAACTCATTTTCTTGAACTTAAAAGTGAAAATACAATAATTGCACAAAAAATGAAAGTAATTCCCTTGGAAATTGTTCTAAGGAATACTGCTTATGGCTCTTTGTGTAAACAAACTACTATTAAACCGGGAACGGTCTTGGCTAAACCATTAATTGATATTTATCTTAAAAATGATGAACTTAATGACCCACTAATTACAAAAGATAGAATTGAATTAATGAACATACTAAGCTCTAAAGATTTAGACCTGATAATAGATTTAACTTTAAAAGTTAATGATATTCTTAAAAGCTTCTTTAAAAAAAATCAGCTAAACCTTGTAGATTTCAAGCTGGAGTTTGGTTATGATATGAAAAATAATATTCTTTTAGGGGACGAAATAAGTCCTGATAATTGTAGATTATGGGATATGAATCAGAAAAATGATATGATAGTAAGCTTAGACAAAGATAGATTTCGAAATGATTTGGGTGGTTTAATTGAAGCTTATAGTGAAATCAACCGGAGAATAAATGATTCCAATTAA
- a CDS encoding HAMP domain-containing protein — MVDTNNQEGRQYSITDSEDLDNNNWTNRLLAWWSGFSLRTKLLAIATLVVSLLMTGITFFALNSIQRDAGMNDTRYARDLGLLLSGNVTELVANNQKKEIANVAEKFWRSSRNLRYIFFTDAEDIVQLGIPISATPTSSDNQFQLTRRLKLPSELKKRPQFPLVRQHVTPQGQVTDVFVPMLWKGKYLGTLALGVTPNKKALASAALTREVTIAVFISIWVLVILGAVFNALTITRPVRELVRGVREISKGNFKSRISLPMTGDLGELLNGFNRMATQLENYDEANIEELKAAQIKQQSLIATMADGAILLDSEGKIVLTNPTAKRLFRWEGRFLEGKYFLNEIPEILSNDLHTNIESIFNREKEKDDLRFSLGEPARTLRIVLQSVLDTNKVELKGIAVTIQDLTREVELNAAQNRFISNVSHELRTPLFNIKSYVETLHDLKDQLTNEEQLEFLGIANSETDRLTRLVNDVLDLSRLESGKIIQLEEMDIKPAIEQALRNYKLNAIEKNVSLAHDIEETIPSILGNFDLLLQVFDNLLGNGLKFSPKNSNLMIRAYTWPDSCPAFPPSNSDNGAPQCELVSPLPKVRIEIADTGSGISQADQEKIFDRFYRVENSVHTEQGTGLGLSIVRGIIEKHGGEIRMASELGVGTTFWFDLALAQSDKDELLTQTINNTDTFSGL, encoded by the coding sequence ATGGTAGATACAAATAATCAAGAAGGTAGACAATATAGCATCACTGATTCTGAAGATCTTGATAATAACAATTGGACTAATAGATTACTTGCTTGGTGGAGTGGGTTTAGCTTAAGAACAAAATTGTTAGCCATAGCAACTCTCGTCGTAAGCCTACTAATGACAGGGATAACTTTTTTTGCATTAAATAGTATTCAGAGAGATGCAGGAATGAACGATACTAGATATGCTCGAGATCTTGGTTTGTTATTATCAGGCAATGTCACAGAATTAGTTGCAAATAACCAAAAAAAGGAGATTGCAAATGTAGCTGAAAAGTTTTGGAGATCAAGTCGAAATCTACGATACATATTTTTTACTGATGCTGAAGACATAGTTCAACTTGGTATACCAATCAGTGCTACTCCAACAAGTTCTGATAATCAGTTCCAGCTAACTAGAAGGCTGAAATTACCATCAGAATTAAAAAAAAGACCCCAATTTCCTCTTGTCAGGCAGCATGTTACACCTCAAGGCCAAGTAACAGATGTTTTTGTACCAATGTTGTGGAAAGGGAAATATCTTGGAACTTTAGCTTTAGGAGTTACTCCAAATAAAAAAGCTTTAGCAAGTGCTGCTCTAACAAGAGAAGTTACAATAGCAGTCTTTATTTCTATTTGGGTTTTAGTAATACTTGGTGCTGTCTTTAATGCACTAACAATAACAAGGCCGGTAAGAGAATTAGTAAGAGGCGTTAGGGAAATTTCGAAAGGAAACTTTAAATCCAGAATTTCTCTACCTATGACAGGAGATCTAGGAGAACTTTTAAATGGATTTAACAGAATGGCAACTCAGCTAGAAAATTATGACGAGGCAAATATCGAAGAACTCAAAGCAGCTCAAATAAAACAACAATCATTAATTGCCACTATGGCTGATGGTGCAATACTATTAGACTCTGAGGGAAAGATTGTACTAACTAATCCAACAGCAAAAAGATTATTTCGTTGGGAAGGAAGATTTTTAGAAGGAAAATATTTTTTAAATGAGATACCCGAAATTTTATCAAATGACTTACATACAAATATAGAATCTATTTTTAATAGAGAAAAAGAGAAAGATGATTTGAGATTTAGCCTTGGAGAGCCAGCTAGAACTTTAAGAATTGTTTTACAATCAGTTCTAGATACAAACAAAGTAGAATTAAAGGGAATTGCTGTCACCATTCAGGATTTAACTAGAGAGGTTGAATTAAATGCGGCACAAAACAGATTTATTAGCAACGTTTCCCATGAACTAAGGACACCCCTTTTTAATATTAAAAGTTACGTAGAAACTTTGCATGACTTAAAAGATCAGCTCACTAATGAAGAACAACTCGAATTTCTAGGTATTGCAAATTCAGAGACTGATAGGCTCACAAGACTCGTTAACGATGTATTAGATTTATCAAGATTGGAGTCAGGTAAAATAATTCAACTAGAGGAAATGGATATAAAGCCAGCAATAGAGCAGGCTCTTAGGAATTACAAACTTAATGCCATAGAAAAAAATGTTTCATTAGCTCATGATATTGAAGAAACTATCCCTTCAATTCTTGGGAATTTTGATTTACTTTTGCAAGTTTTTGATAATTTGCTTGGTAATGGGTTGAAATTTAGTCCCAAAAACAGCAACCTAATGATTAGAGCTTATACCTGGCCGGATTCCTGTCCTGCATTCCCGCCAAGCAATAGCGACAATGGAGCACCACAATGTGAGTTGGTTTCACCATTACCAAAAGTAAGAATTGAGATTGCTGACACTGGTTCAGGGATATCTCAGGCGGACCAAGAAAAGATATTTGATCGTTTTTATAGGGTCGAAAATTCCGTTCATACTGAGCAGGGAACGGGTTTAGGTCTATCTATAGTTAGAGGAATAATTGAGAAACATGGAGGAGAGATTCGTATGGCTAGTGAATTAGGAGTAGGAACAACATTTTGGTTTGATTTGGCCTTGGCACAATCTGATAAAGATGAATTATTGACTCAAACTATTAATAATACAGATACTTTTTCAGGATTATAA